The following nucleotide sequence is from Dunckerocampus dactyliophorus isolate RoL2022-P2 chromosome 7, RoL_Ddac_1.1, whole genome shotgun sequence.
GCACTGCTTGTCAGCTTTGCTCTATTTCCTCATCACTCCATTCCGCTATGCTCGCTCAAGCTGGACATGTGAACCAGCTGAAACGCAAAGCTGGTAGAGCAAGCAGGCCAGACAACGTGATCCCCCTGACTGGATAAGCCACTTGCAGCACCGAGTCAAACGTTTATGGACACCTTCTCGTTCAATATCATGACATAGCCTGTCTAAACTTTTGCCTCGCAGTCATCGTCTTACCTGACTGGCGGGCGAGGGCAGGCCGGAGGCTCAGGTGCAGAGACAGAGTAGACAAAAGGCAACTGATGAAGAGGACGAGTAAGACCCCCGTCTTAAATACAGCCCTTACTCCGCCCACTTCCCCCCCTCCTTCTTTGTATACCATCAGACACCTGTTGGGTGGACACAATGAAGACGTTAGGTTACGCTCTGTAGGCTAGTACGTAAGTGTTACGAGTGCAAAGCAGCACGTATACGGTCATCTGCTAGCAATGTGACTTTTGATTGGCTGTGCTCACTCAACCGACCACAATCCAAAATACGATGTTTGCTGTTTATGTATAATAATGTTACATAATGTTGAATTAAACACATACACTACAGAGATGGTACAACTAGGAACAGAATGCAATTCTTTCTAGGACGTAATGGAGGTAGGAATACAACAGAAAACAGACAACATACCTCAGACTGGCTGACTtacgtcgacataagcggttgtcgacatacaagtggtgtgaaaaggtgtttgcccccgtcctgatttcttagttttttgcatgtttgtcacacttaaacgtttcagatcatcaaacaaatgtaaatattagtcaatgacaacacaactgaacacaaaatgcagtttttaaatggaatgttttattattatgggagaaaaaaatccaaacctacatgaccctgtgtgaaaaagtgtttgccccctaaagctaataagtggttgggccacccttagcagcaacaactgcaatcaagcgtttgtgataacttgcaatgagtctcttacagcgctgtggaggaattttggcccactcatctttgcagaattgttgtcattcagccacattggagggttttccagcatgaagcgcctttttaaggtcatgccacagcatctcaataggattcaggtcaggactttgactaggctactccaaagtcttcattttgtttttcttcagccattcagaggtggacttgctggtgtgttttggatcactgtcctgctgcagaacacaagttggtttcagcttgaggtcaccaacagatggccggacattctccttcaggattttttggtagacagcagaatttatggttccatttatcacagcaagtcttccaggtcctgaagcagcgaaacagccccagaccgtcacactaccaccaccatattttactgttggtatgatgttctttttgtcaaatgttacgccagacgtaatgggaaacacaacttcaacttttgtttgagtatttttccaaaggtcttggggatcatcaagatgttttctggcaaaattgagacgagccttaatgttctctttgttgttcagtggttttggtcttggaattctgccatgcaggttgtttttgcccagtgtctttcttattgtggagtcatgaacactgaccttaactgaggcaagtgaggcctgcagttctttggatgttgttgtggggtcttttgtgacctcttggatgagccgTTGCTGTGCTGCgctgcactttttcacaccactttacatatttaagcaaatttggctttttttttgcctaaatgcagcattttccatcacaaaaatggctaaatgaactaaaatagaaatataaggcattcagaagacccattCCAATTGTGATATgcggtattctacactggtcactaggtgtcagtaggtgaaaaatacaagcaccagacttgttcaccggaacaacaggcttttattgcaggtttgaatgatctcacacaaCAGGTACGATAgcaataacataataaccagAATAACAACACAGCTAAAACCTACCTCTGAACCCCCTACCTCACATCCTGTCCACacggcaacacacacgagcatgagttttatttgtgtcttaaatggcgtTTTGTCTcttagacatgctaatctgtttgtgctcaactgctcggttttgctgccacgttataaataaaagcttgcctgaagcaagaggaaagtttccttcctgaagggctgtgctctattttcacttggagttttttttttctcgtaaatttacaactttattcttgaaatctcagatgactttttttccctgatgtggccctaatacttggTCGTATTGAAGAGTATTGTATgattaaaaaccaaaaaaccccccccaaaaactaTGGAAACAAaggagtaaaaaaacaaaaacacaataatgaTCCAAACGTCATtaaaagtgaataaataaatgacaagacattaaaaaatgttcagAAATGTTTCAAGACGTCATGTTTACATGAGTCTTTCACTgcaggactgtgtgtgtgtgtgtgtgtgtgtgtgtgtgtgtttttgaggATAGTGTTGCATGTGGAGCACAATGGGACGCCATCTCCTGTGTGTCAGGATCTGGTTGCAATGCTTGATGCACCAAAGCGCTGCTGACTTGACCTCATCAGGGATACCACACTAAGCTAATTTTAGCTGCAGCAGCAGGTATGTTTGCACGTCACGGGGAACCACAACACACACTCAGTCTCATAAATGACGACACATGACACCGTCAATCAGTATGAAGCTTTTATTGAGAGTTCTTGATACGGAGTCCATCAATGCGTTTCTGAGCTCATGATGGAGGGAAGGTTTACATGTTTGCGGGTTAAGAGCATGATGGGGTTAGTTGTATGAAACGGCACTTTTAAAAGcatgaaaacacaaagaaagaaaagcatGCAGGGTCTTCTCCATCTATGACGCCGCCGCGTTGGTGTCACACTTGTTCTGACTGAGCGACTTGGCCAAGTAGCCAATCAGAGTGAGGTATTCCTGGAAGCTGACCTTGCCGTCGCTGTTCTCGTCCAGGCTGCGCTGCATCTCCTTGACGGCCGCCGAGCTGTTTGTGTTCTGCAACGAAAGCCAACAGGCTGGATGTGATGAGGAGCAAAATGGCGCATGTTTGtatgtggtggtgggggggcgggggctTTCCTTTACCTCCATGATGCCACTAAAATGCTTCTTAACCATCTTCTGGAAGGACTTGCCATCCAGGCTCTCCTTCCCTCTGCTAGAGCTTAGAAAGGTGGTCACCAGGGTCTGGATGGCTGACTCCATGTCTACTGTGAGATGGGAACAcaagaaaaagtttaaaaatacatCAGGAGGGACGTCAACATATCTTCAAAATGCTGTTTCAGAGCAGTGGTGGTCAATCTACGGCCCGTGGGCCACAGAGGGCCCAAGGGAGTATTTGATAAGGCCCATCATGCAAGTCTCCAAACAAACCAAACCCCtgtgcaaacacaaaaacatatttgaaatattgaaaCAAGTTACAAACCACAAATGCTCATCATATTTTAGTAAGGCCCTCGGAGGACTTTATATGACCCCTGATAGGAAAACGCTTCAAACGCCGTTTTAAAGTAACAGTACGGAATATTGGAAAGTTTCATTacgcaaaataaataatatgaattaCAAAAATTTGTGTTAttcatttctaattattttggATCTCCTTTGCATCTCcaaatttgctgttgttttttaattaaataatactactaagaatgttgttttttattaaattaaaataaaaaatatatttctattatCTCTaacttttctgttgtttttttttaattaaataatactactaagaatgttgttttttattaaattaaaataaaaaatatatttctattatCTCTaacttttctgttgttttttttaaattaaataatactactaaaaatCATAGCATTAtcttcagatttttttaaattgaataacACTCCTAAAAATTTTAGTATTATctccagattttttttaaattaaataatactactaaaaatCTTAGTATTATCTTCAgagtttctgttgttttttttaaatgaaatacgaCAATAACAATATATTACTATTATCTCTAacttttctgttgttttctttaattAAATAGTTCTACTAAAAAATATTACTATTGTCTCAAaattttcagttattttttttgttaaacaatTCTACTAAAAAATATTAGTATTATCTCcaccttttctgtttttttttatgaaatacaACTAAAACATATTACCATTAtctccatttttttgttgttgtatggccaaaataaataatactccTTTTTAATGAGTGTTATTTATTGTATCACAAACAATTGAAGAACTAAAAACCTTTTTACTAAAATAGTAATGTCAACAAGCAAATCGTTGCTGCTCGAAGAAAACCTTGGAAGGTGACACAAAGAGCTGATGTCAGCATCCTGTATGCAAGGTGCAGGAGGCATGCGTGCTCTCTGCGGTCAAAAGGAGAGAGAGCGAtggacaaggaggaggaggaggaggagaggtaaACACAATGTGAGCTGTGATCTCTGACGGAGGACATCTGATCTCCAAGATGCCAACTGGTTCTCGGATTACCGCCTACTGTCCGTCTGCTGCTGCGACCGTCAGCACTGTACACCGTATCTTTATACCTTGCTTGCTCAAGTAAGGGACGGAAAGCAACAACAAGAGGTCACCTGCTATGATATCACTGCAAAAACAACCAGGACAAATACTCTTCATACTCCGTGTGCTTCATGACACAACTAACTCCACTCAAATGGCAGCCAGCTAGCAGACAAAGCCACAAAGATCTGTTCCAATTTTTATTTCCTGCTCATGTGACATGgcttcccagcagaccctcacaatacgtttgggcctgccaggtctgaccggcatcctcctccaccaccagagccaccttaccaccaggtggtgatcggttgacagctccgcccctctcttcacccgagtgtccaaaacacatggccgcaagtccgatgatacgaccacaaagtcaatcatggaagtgcggcctagggtgtcctggtgccaagtgcacatgtggacacccttatgcttgaacatggtgtttgttatccacaatctgtgacgagcacagaagtccaataacaaagcaccgcctgggttcagatcaggggggcggttcctcccaatcacgcctctccaggtctcactgtcgctgccaacgtgagcgttgaagtcccccagcagaacaagggaatcccctgagggagcactctccagtacttcctctagagactccgaaaagggtgggtattctgaactgctgtttggcacatAAGCAAGTCCCCCCACtcaaaggcggagggaaactaccctctcgttcaccgggttaaactccaacatgcaggCCCCATCCGGggtgcaacaagaattgccacccctgcccgtcacctgtcactgctggcaacgccagagtggaacaaagtccatccccctggagaggactggttccacagcccttgctgtgcgttgaggtgagtccgactacaTCTAGCAGGAACTTCCCAACCTCATGCACCatctcaggctctttccctaccagagaggtgacattccatgtcccaagagctcgtttctgtagctgaggatcggaccgccaaggtccccgcctttgGCCACcgcccagctcactctgcacccgacccctttggcccctcccagaGTGGTGAGCTCCTTGGAgggggggacccatgtcgtctcttcgggctgtgcccggcctggccccatgggcgtaggcccggccaccagacgctcgccatcgtgcccctcctccaggcctggctccatgTTAGCATAGcctcttgttgctaggcagaccgTCAATGAAACAAAACCGCCACACGCCAGTAGTGCATTCCCCCGCATCACAGAGCAGAAATATGTGAAGAAGTGGTATCAAGTtcaagaaaaacctgcatcttagctttgtcatgtaggtgaaaaagcacataTTTAATagcaactttgctctttttgtccatttttgctgggttttttcccaaatatttcaacttttttctgaaataatctttgtaaattgtaatattatgattttcttcccataatattttgacgtttgTTTGCTCACAGTACAGCACAGGATGGATGATCTAGCCTGACCTCAGTTCACtgcaggatttaaaaaaaaaaaagctttttaatTTACTctgttatctgagctatttgtTTACGTCATCAGATGTATTGTTATGACGTCACAATTCCTCAtatttatcgtgcacccctaatatgtagtattctacactggccactaggtgtcagtaatgttgctgtaatgttccgtgagacacacaagcaccagacttgcatGCAGAATGCTACTAAAATAGAGATGATGTGTCATCGATGCAAACAAAACAGAGGATTACTATCAGGATCCAACCACACAATTCAGTGTGGaaatttctaattttgaaatgcATCCTCTATTAAAAGGTTTGCTCTTTAACGAAATCATCACATCacaacacaaatacatttggagtgCCACAAATAGATGTGGCTCTCCCTGTTGGCCCGTGCTCATAAACGCATTACAAAGCACCTGGTGTGCCACAAAATAAGACGACGGAGCAGGAGGGATCCGTGTTGCCAATTTAGCAACTTTGTGgttatatttagcgagtaatcagagccctctagatactCCTTTTCCAAAAAACTGAAAATCTAGTGTGGAGACTTTTGCATGTATCGcatcttctcaacgagcagctaAAAAACAGTTGCAGTTCTAAACACAGATGCTTCTGCAAATGCGTCATGGCCAACTATGCAAATGTGATGGTGACGTTATCTTCCCGTACGTCATGACGGACAACCCGCTAAAGACAGCTGCTTATGAAGGCAGCTGTCATGGATTCCATTTTGGAGCCGATCATTATCCCTGCAGTGCGGTTGGATTTGCGGAGAAGACTGACTGGGAAAGACCATGAAGCACGGCCAAGAACATCTGCCTGgagttgttgttattgttgcttaGTTACACCGCTAGAAGCTGATAAATGTCCATGTGACACGGCTGTCACAGCACAAAGCTCACACTGTGCACACTGGTCCACACCCAAAGACGCTTTCATGGGTGAAAGGAGctcagtcagtgaaactccagtctttgtagcgtacctgtgagtcagtgaaactcgagtcttcgtcaccTACTcctaagtcagtgaaactccagtctttctTCATAGAGtgtccatgagtcagtgaaactccagtcttcgtTGAGCCAGTGAAAATCCGGTCTTagttgagcacccgtgagtaaattaaactccagtctttgtagagcacctgtgagtctgtgaaactcgagtcttcagagtgcacccgtgagtcagtgaaaatcCGGTCTTTATAGAGTATCCATGAGTCTGTGAAAGTTGAGTCTTTGTAGCGTACcggtgagtcagtaaaactccagTCTTCAGCGAGCACCCTTGAGtctgtgaaactcgagtcttcagcGAGCACCCGTGACTTAGTGAAACAACAGTCTTGGTAGAGTACCCGAGAGTCTGTGAAACTTAGGTTTTCGTCCAGCACCTGTGATGCAGCTCAGGAAGGAACGGAGAGTTGCTCTGAGGCCTTTTCCACGGGGCAAATACAACAATCAAGAAACAATGACATGTTACCtgtttgccttttttaattGAGCTAGCGACAGCAGAGTAAGTGAACGGGTTAACGGAGATGAGTACCCGATTCAGTAAAACCTCATGAGTCTTGAATGACTCGTTCAGGACTCGCACATTTCAACTGCACATCACAAGCAGCAACAATTAGGAGCTTGCTTGCATTAACCTAATTACTGAGCCAGTGAGGCCAAACACACATCAAGATTGGGTTTCATGTGGCTTTATCatgccagcacacacacacacacacacacacacacacacgcacacactcactttTTCCTACATACACTTTTTCCTACATACACATGCATCTGTCACCAGCTTGTTccatcattattttttaattatttaacacCTTACTGTAATTGTCACAACACTTTTGGAACAACAGCAGGGCAGCAGGCAGGCCTAGTGGTGTGCGCacgtgcgcgcgtgtgcgtcTAGGTCATACATTATAACGACTGACGGGCACCATTAGCATCTCCTTCAAGTGTAATGAGACAAACATGAAACCATTCCGTTgatgtcatttttacaaatgGTTGATGAAAACAAGCAGAGGTGAGTTAGTTAGTTTGTAGTGTTGGCTTCATAAGAGCACGAGGGCGGCCTGCTTGCGTGAGTGAGTGCACATTAGCACGTGCTTTGCCCTCAGGCATGACTCACAGGACTTGTGCAAGGCCCGGTTTACATGCATTGCCTT
It contains:
- the si:ch211-105c13.3 gene encoding protein S100-A1, which gives rise to MESAIQTLVTTFLSSSRGKESLDGKSFQKMVKKHFSGIMENTNSSAAVKEMQRSLDENSDGKVSFQEYLTLIGYLAKSLSQNKCDTNAAAS